ACGCCTAACTCCCGCAGCATGCTTGCCGTCTTGTCTCAAGTTGATCAGCGAGGCAGCTTGACTCGCCGTGTCAAAGACCTGCCCGCGCCTCAGTTTGTCGATCTGCTGCAACAGATCACCAGCGAATTCGAGCATTTCCTCAAGGCCATCGATATGATCAATAACGAGGCCTTAGAGACAATGCTGGAGCAGATTCTAGAGGCCTTCACCCTGAAAATTGGTCAGATCTTACAGGCAGAACGCACCACCATCTTCATGGTGGATCACAACAAACACGAGCTATGGTCCAAGATTGCCCAAGGGGACAATGAAGAAGCCCTAGAAATTAGAGTTCCCATGGGGAAGGGCATCGCCGGCTACGTGGCCGATACCGGCGAGTATCTGAATGTGCCCGATGCCTATGCCGATGAACGGTTTGATTCCACCGTCGACCAACGCACCGGCTATCGCACTCGCCACATTCTCTGCATGCCCCTGTCGAACAAGCACGGTCAAGTGGTGGCGGTGGTGCAGCTGCTGAATAAGCTGTCCGGCTTGCCCTTCGACCACGAAGACGAGCAGCGCTTTCGCGAGTATGCCTCCCACATCGCCGTCATTCTGGAGAGCTGCAATTCCTTCTATATCGCCGCCCGCAACCAAAAAGGGGTATCGGCTCTGCTGACGGCGATCTCGTCTCTAGAGCAGAGTCTAGACTTGGAGAAAACCCTGCAGTCGGTGATGGCAGAAGCCCGTAAACTGATGCAGGCCGATCGCAGTACCCTGTGGCTAGTCGATGACGAGAGGCGGGAACTGTGGTCGAAGGTAAAATCGGCCGATGGCCAGTCGATGATCGAGTTGCGGTTGCCTATGGACAAGGGCATTGTCGGCTATGTGGCCAACACCGAAGAGCCCCTGAATATCCCCAATGCCTACGAGGATCCCCGCTTCGATCGGAGCTCCGATGAGCGCACCGGCTATCAAACCCGCAATATTCTCTGCATGCCGGTGAAAGACTCTAATAATCGGCTGATTGGTGTCACCCAGCTGATCAATAAGCACCAAGGCAACTTCACCAGCTATGACGAAGAGTTTATGCGGGCCTTTAATATCCAGGCCGGGATTGCCCTAGAGAATGCCACGCTGTTCGAGAAGGTACTGTTGGAGAAGCAGTACCAGAAGGACATGCTCCAGAGCCTCTCCGACGCCGTCATCTCGACGGACATGGACGGTTGCATCGTCACCATCAATGATGCTGCCCTGGAGCTACTGGGTTGCGCCTTGAGTGATGAGGGCGACCGCGAGCATTGGCAACAGCAGCTGCTGGGTCGCCGAGTGTGGGAGGTAATTCCGATTGAAGCGATTCAGTTTCGCCTCAATGACAGCCTTACGCACGGGGCAAAGCACTACGTGCCA
This portion of the Halomicronema hongdechloris C2206 genome encodes:
- a CDS encoding adenylate/guanylate cyclase domain-containing protein, with translation MATPNSRSMLAVLSQVDQRGSLTRRVKDLPAPQFVDLLQQITSEFEHFLKAIDMINNEALETMLEQILEAFTLKIGQILQAERTTIFMVDHNKHELWSKIAQGDNEEALEIRVPMGKGIAGYVADTGEYLNVPDAYADERFDSTVDQRTGYRTRHILCMPLSNKHGQVVAVVQLLNKLSGLPFDHEDEQRFREYASHIAVILESCNSFYIAARNQKGVSALLTAISSLEQSLDLEKTLQSVMAEARKLMQADRSTLWLVDDERRELWSKVKSADGQSMIELRLPMDKGIVGYVANTEEPLNIPNAYEDPRFDRSSDERTGYQTRNILCMPVKDSNNRLIGVTQLINKHQGNFTSYDEEFMRAFNIQAGIALENATLFEKVLLEKQYQKDMLQSLSDAVISTDMDGCIVTINDAALELLGCALSDEGDREHWQQQLLGRRVWEVIPIEAIQFRLNDSLTHGAKHYVPEQTLRVGLITAAPDQVALLAIPDADSQRFWPWGTLTAEAYSREQVTLLERSLNLTVNPLTNPEGGVRGGLVVLEDISQEKRIKTTLYRYMTPNVAERVMALGDDHLMKGERREVTVLFSDIRGYTTLTENLEADKVVELLNAYFETMVEAVFNWEGTLDKFIGDALMAVFGAPLPLQNHAWAAVQSALDMRQRLAAFNCDRIRQQQPKIHIGIGISSGEVVSGNIGSHRKMEYTVIGDGVNLSARLEGATKEYGCDIVLSEHTYELCKDQIWVRELDRTRVKGKMRPVNLYELIAHRDDPLDATTREFLDIYRQARRAYTDMCFPEAIQLFQAAAQLRPTDRAVAVHLNRAQAYLRTPPPEGWDGVHVMTSK